From one Trifolium pratense cultivar HEN17-A07 linkage group LG1, ARS_RC_1.1, whole genome shotgun sequence genomic stretch:
- the LOC123885687 gene encoding auxin-induced protein AUX28-like, with protein MEVAAGVMKKEKMVFDETELRLGLPGNIGAGKVTEVVARKRGFSETESESDQTNTVDLKLNLSSKEGAADPIEKTKEKTLLLSDSGAKPPAKAQVVGWPPVRSYRKNMFAAQKSNKGLEESEKTTTNPISFVKVSMDGAPYLRKVDLKMYKSYPELSDALAKMFNLFTNGNCESQGTKDFMKESNKVMDLLNSSDYVPTYEDKDGDWMLVGDVPWEMFIESCKRLRIMKGKEAVGLAPRAMEKCKNGS; from the exons ATGGAAGTTGCAGCTGGGGTGATGAAAAAGGAGAAGATGGTGTTTGATGAAACTGAACTGCGGTTGGGATTGCCTGGAAATATTGGAGCTGGAAAAGTAACAGAAGTAGTTGCAAGGAAGAGAGGTTTCTCTGAAACTGAGAGTGAAAGTGATCAAACAAACACTGTGGATTTGAAGCTTAATCTCTCTTCCAAAGAAGGAGCAGCAGATCCAATTGAGAAGACTAAGGAGAAGACTCTTCTGCTCTCTGATTCTGGCGCCAAGCCACCTGCTAA ggcgCAAGTGGTCGGCTGGCCACCAGTGCGGTCTTACCGGAAGAACATGTTTGCAGCTCAAAAGAGCAACAAAGGATTAGAGGAAAGTGAGAAGACCACCACTAATCCAATAAGCTTTGTGAAAGTTAGCATGGATGGTGCACCTTACCTCCGCAAAGTAGATCTCAAGATGTACAAGAGTTACCCAGAGCTCTCTGATGCCTTGGCCAAAATGTTTAACCTCTTTACCAACG GAAATTGTGAATCCCAAGGCACTAAGGATTTCATGAAGGAGAGTAATAAGGTGATGGATCTATTGAACAGCTCCGACTATGTCCCAACTTATGAAGACAAGGATGGTGACTGGATGCTTGTCGGTGATGTACCATGGGA GATGTTCATTGAATCATGCAAGCGTTTACGTATCATGAAAGGAAAAGAAGCTGTTGGACTCg CACCAAGAGCTATGGAAAAATGCAAGAACGGGAGCTAG